Proteins encoded in a region of the Mus caroli unplaced genomic scaffold, CAROLI_EIJ_v1.1 scaffold_18004_1, whole genome shotgun sequence genome:
- the LOC110288296 gene encoding vomeronasal type-2 receptor 116-like, giving the protein MSTRNYQLVLAMLFAVNEINLNSHILPNTSLGLEIYNLPAIGKNIFRGVFAWLTGLSRLIPNYTCKKESKSAATLTGLSWKISETIWTILDLYKFPQLTFGPFDPVQIGRNQFQSLYQVAPKDTALLSGIASLMLHFNWNWVGLLIPDDHRGAQFLSDFRKELDKTRICIAFVQTVLYLGETLLRLLSQDHIHILESSTAEVIVIYGPTSILLTLIESTYRKYNLKKIWVMNTKWFCPNLELYNMLELSHGALIFSPHYEEIAGFKKFMQEATPNKYPEDLLLHLLWYWYFKCSFLHSECKIFKNCLQNASLELLPGSSFTMTMTEESYNVYNAVYAVAHSLHEETLSQIQFQPQANIDRTLLFPWKLHPFLKKIQVKNSVGDHVVLDWRRKADPEYDITNIWNFPTGLSLLVKVGTFVPSAPKGEQLSMSEYMINWPIGFTEIPHSVCSESCNPGFRKVVLESKPTCCFDCTPCPDNEISNETGEGQVSQRIFHSFYSALTNL; this is encoded by the exons ATGAGTACACGAAACTACCAACTCGTTTTGGCCATGTTATTTGCTGTCAATGAGATCAACTTGAACTCCCATATTTTACCAAACACCTCTCTTGGACTTGAGATTTATAATCTGCCAGCTATTGGAAAGAACATTTTTAGGGGTGTGTTCGCTTGGCTCACAGGTTTGAGTAGATTGATCCCTAATTATAcatgtaaaaaagaaagcaaatcagCTGCTACACTTACTGGGCTATCATGGAAAATATCTGAAACAATTTGGACCATATTAGATCTTTACAAATTTCCTCAG ctTACTTTTGGGCCTTTTGATCCTGTTCAGATTGGTAGAAACCAGTTTCAATCTCTCTACCAGGTGGCCCCCAAAGACACAGCTCTGTTGTCTGGTATTGCCTCTTTGATGCTTCATTTCAACTGGAACTGGGTGGGACTTCTCATCCCAGATGACCACAGAGGTGCTCAGTTTCTATCAGACTTTAGAAAGGAACTAGACAAAACTAGAATCTGCATAGCTTTTGTGCAAACAGTATTATACCTGGGGGAAACACTACTTCGTTTGCTATCACAAGATCATATCCACATTCTAGAATCATCAACAGCAGAAGTGATTGTAATTTATGGACCCACTTCTATTCTATTAACTTTAATAGAAAGCACATATAGAAAGTACAACCTGAAAAAAATTTGGGTTATGAATACAAAATGGTTTTGCCCAAATTTGGAACTATATAATATGTTAGAATTATCCCATGGGGCTCTCATTTTTTCACCCCATTATGAGGAGATTGCTGGTTTCAAAAAGTTTATGCAAGAAGCCACCCCCAATAAGTACCCAGAAGATCTTTTGCTTCATTTATTGTGGTACTGGTATTTCAAATGCTCATTTTTGCATTctgaatgtaaaatatttaaaaactgtcTGCAGAATGCCTCTTTGGAATTGTTGCCAGGGAGTAGTTTTACAATGACCATGACTGAAGAGAGTTACAATGTGTATAATGCTGTGTATGCAGTGGCCCACAGTCTGCATGAGGAGACACTCAGTCAAATACAATTTCAACCACAGGCAAATATTGATAGGACTCTGTTATTCCCCTGGAAG CTTCACCCTTTTCTGAAGAAGATTCAAGTGAAAAATTCTGTTGGTGACCACGTGGTTCTGGACTGGAGAAGGAAGGCAGATCCAGAGTATGATATTACCAACATTTGGAATTTCCCAACAGGTCTTTCACTATTAGTGAAAGTGGGTACATTTGTTCCCAGTGCTCCCAAAGGGGAACAATTGTCAATGTCTGAATATATGATTAATTGGCCCATAGGATTTACAGAG attCCTCACTCTGTATGCAGTGAGAGCTGCAATCCTGGATTCAGGAAAGTTGTCCTGGAGAGCAAGCCTACCTGTTGCTTTGACTGCACTCCTTGCCCAGACAATGAGATTTCcaatgaaacaggtgaaggaCAAGTTTCTCAGAggattttccattctttctacagTGCTCTCACAAACCTAA